One window of Watersipora subatra chromosome 3, tzWatSuba1.1, whole genome shotgun sequence genomic DNA carries:
- the LOC137390084 gene encoding gamma-aminobutyric acid receptor-associated protein-like 2: MKFKFKQENTLEDRMKESAKIKSKYPDRIPVVVEKVPNSQIQDIDKRKFLVPNDISVAQFMWIIRRRIQLPAEKAIFLFLGKVLPQSSTSMSQIYQEHKDEDGFLYIAYSGENTFGE, encoded by the exons ATGAAGTTCAAGTTTAAGCAGGAAAATACATTAG AGGACAGAATGAAGGAGTCTGCAAAGATTAAAAGTAAATATCCTGATCGAATACCAGTTGTGGTTGAAAAGGTTCCCAACTCTCAAATACAGGATATAGACAAACGCAAGTTTTTAGTTCCCAATGACATTTCAGTTGCACAATTTATGTGGATTATTCGACGACGTATTCAACTACCTGCTGAAAAAGCCATATTCCTGTTTTTGGGCAAAGTTCTTCCACAATCAAG CACCAGCATGAGCCAAATCTATCAGGAGCACAAGGATGAAGATGGTTTTTTGTATATAGCCTACAGTGGAGAAAACACCTTTGGGGAGTAG